ATGcttatccaaatgacatgaaatttgtacaacagACTTTTGGGGATATAAGTAGGCTAATGGAATTTTGTTAGAATTTATGGTgcaattttgatatattttccgTATTTCACCTTgatgtccaaataaattaataaatgcatttaaagAAATTATTTGAGCTTAACCAACATATTTTCTAGGGTGTGTATGATGCCTACGAACTGTTGGTATCCTTGGTTGTGCctaaatttgattgcttgtataaagtgaaatattaattgctctataattcaattatagtgactgtTCGGACAGTTTCGGtggttaagtaaattgcatgggtaagatGATGTTTGATGTGAATATTAAcgataacaaagttatagataacttacttatcttgcttgtgtcaatTTTTCATggtaataggctaaatggtttgagagttatagctgttagaagttggtctccaAAAATGCTTATTCTTTGGAATTTCTAGATAGGTCTGGGAAATtactttgtttgaccttgataaccattgaatcatcttgatatgactataagaaagttgtagatagttttataagctttctagaaagtccaagattatAGTATTTGGTTAAGTAGAATTCCGAATATagccaaaataagtagctgttgtttacagtaggaaatgactaagtcaattgtagttgtctatcttatgtgatgcttgtgtagatgcttaggataATTGAGATTAGTTATTAGTtgtaggttctaagcctcttactgatgatgaataactttaccttaggttactagaacttggtaaGTGCATGCTTCTTGtattatagaagagatatgcacctactcagtaaagatcaactagaagaaagttatacatctacttggtcaactaGTATTAGACTTATCATACCTCCtatggataaccatgctcatgcatacataatttatcatatcatctcatctcttatgcattcatggtactcatttatgcatatgcatgcaataggttcctcgGAAGGAGTGACGCTTCTTGAGTTTGAACCCAAGCATCAGGAGAAGGAGTAGGCAGCCCAAGAGTAGGAAGTTCAAGCGGAAGGAGTCAACGtagaagatctccctgagtgtcctgaccaccaatcttccttattcttgaaaggcaagccccggagcattataagcctcctatgtttttataaatatcacttgcgtcctttatgttggatgcattatgttataggagttgattggaaccacttgatgcatagaactaccttatccagatatatgtatcttgaatcctatgtaggtctaggatcgaatatatgcttagtcatgcttagtcggtagaagtcgggtgagtacctgtcacctgcatgatataggctgataactaatcacggttggctatatttgctagcgtagaatataaccatgtgttgataaatgAAAAGGAGACCGGAcgagattgtgatagagaagcacaagacatggaggtcttggtgcctatttatccccgtctatgttggttaaggaccgattcgttgtacgtcctcatgtcatgttgaacgcatgcctagcacttagctagccagataagtcgttctgaccgtaAAGCCGAGTAACTCAATTCAGGCCAGGcctcggtaagtgaaagtgcgcacactagaggcagtaaggatatgtggagagccaatggtgtgagtccaagggcaggttcgAGTCTCgatcttcctggcagattggtagaatctctgagggtgcggcgctgatcgaacccgcgaagttagttcctgagttgtaccaaagatgacccGATGCGAACCTGACGGAGGAAGTataagtttgtgttaggaataatttcctagctaggtaggaatcgattcgaatcgccgtctctcctggatagtgagaacttgactaagtagtagcaacgtagagtaacttaatagaaacttgatggttaggatgatgctcaaattattatactggatatggttactaatgcttattagcttaatcaagtgattgctatagtacatgtgctaatctagagatgcttaattgaatagttattcaaattgatgctagaggtactaaatcttcaagttatgttacttaagcttttatgcaaaatgttgtcaagctaactccaccgataaagccttgcatactccttggagtcatattatttctagtttatgatgggtaagtttagctgagtacattctcgtactcagagtttatttcctcttgttgcagatgacatgatgtatcatgggtactgtaagaactgccttcatcctaccatagatgaggactaaaccatggggcatggcacTCCTGAGTTATCACTTCTGTTCTGCTTTTGCTGAAAATGAccgtggtactggcatgtatttgaactaagggtgatgttgatgttaaactactttgctttcgctatttgaacttggtttgtaataactatgtgaactctaatatatgtgagatacttgtgaactatttatgaactgtgatgtaacatatgACTAGTTGTGTTGAattatgtacgatcttggtttgtatgttggtttgtttgagatccttcgcgatttcatcggactaccgggtttatatgggctcaagtatgatagtttgatcacttcggtgattgctattatacttgtgcttttataaattagatGGACCTGTTACATGCAGTAGAGGGCCATGGAAGCGGAGGGATGGTTGGGGCGGCCGAGCGCAGAAGTGAGGATGTGGAAGTCGATGGTGGCAGTGCCCACGTGCGACGCGGCACAGAGGAGCGTGGAGGGGGCGACACGGTGGAGCTTCAGAGACGAAGAGGAACAGGTCGGTTGTGGCCGCCATGTCAGCCGTGTAATTCACAAAGCAGTTGCCAAGGCCATAGTGTCGCTACGTGGTCCGTGGGAGGAAGGCGAGGGAGGGACCAGGGAAGTAGTAGCACGGTGGAGGTGGCTTTGACGTGGCCAGAGCCCAGAGGGGACGTCGGAGAGCGGCACGTGGTTCGTTGCAACTGTGAGAGGAGACGCACAGCCCCACTCTACGACCGAGACGCCAACGCCACTCACGCCACTGAGATGCCATGGAGAGGGTCGCAGGCTTCGGCTAGGAAGCACgcgaatgagaaggtggatgTTCCTGCGGAGCTCGAGGCATGCCTGTTGTCCGTGGGCTCGGCCGGTTTGCATCCACGTGGTCACGCTCGAGTTCAGTTTGCATTCCGCATCGGCAAGCGACTCTACACCTCAGAGCATTCTACGGCCCTATTTGGTTTCTTACAGGGTcttctaaaatttctgtcacatcgaatatttaaacacatgcatggagtattaaatatagactaattataaaactaattacacaacttgcgactaatttgcgagacgaatcttttaagtctaattagtccatgatttgacagcgcagtgctacagtaacatgtgctaatgatagattaattaggcttaaaaaatcgtctcgcaaattagccaccatctatataattggttttataattaatttatatttaatgctctttattaatacctcaatatttgatgtgatataaattttaggagcgactaaagaacaaaCACCCCGCGTTGGCCTATACGTACTTGCTTGCTCAGGGACACTGACTTCAACTCTCGGTCTTGGAGTTCGTGCATACGGACGGCGTGCCCATGCCGCCACTGCTGGGGGCGACGGCCGACACAGCGGCGCTCGTTGCCGCGGAGAGCGGAATGGGCACGCGGCTGTGGCTTGAGTGGTGGGTCCCTTACGTTGCATGAGCAGACGCGACGGCGGCCCCATCTGAAAAAACCAgcgtcagcctgttcgggaggccgtatcgtatcgtggattatttactgctggctagtttggtgtgagagaaaaacactgctcctggctggaaatttacgatcgtttacgagcaagcgaacaggctaaaacCGGTGTAGACCTTTGATGAAACATTTAGCAAGTTTTAGGACCTAAATATCTGGTTTTAGAAGTACACGAATCTAGTTGAGAATGCACGACAAATTTAATGGGATCGCTAGTGGATTTCACTCTAACATATATGTAGATACGTAGCAAAGGTTATGAATCTAAAGCCAAAACGTCGTCTTATTATTTAGAATTAAAAGATTAACTAACTAAAAATAGCTAAAATTAGCCTAGTGCATCTGGAGCTAATAAGtgagctaatttttagccaaCTAACTAGCTAATCTGAGCTAATTTAAATTCATTTTTAGGCCAACTAAAAACAAGCCTTATCTCGTTCAAACATGCCCAGTCCTTGTATGTTCCCTAAACCGAGTGAGCCTAGCAGAAATCGGTTAAAATAATAGGCAGCGCTGGCAGCAGCCAATTGCACTCGATCAAGAGAAGCGACGACTCCATCTCTGGTCTCCCACGCCTATAATCCCATTCCCCTCCTTCAAAGCCTTGCGGCGATTGTGATTCTTCCCCTCCTTCTCCAGGTGTACCCATCAGAGCAGCACAGACAACAATTCTCCAGGTAATCTTCGATTTCTTTCACATCTCTCTTGATTCATTCGAATCTACTTCTTGCTCGTCGGGTCCATCATGCAGTGCGATCTGACATGCTTCAGTTTGGCTAGCTGCTTAATTGTTAGGTTTATTTGGGTGCAGGGGCTGCAAAAATTCATCTGGTTCGTGCCTGAGAACGATAGTCAATAGTTTGATTCGTCTAGGATTGGGGTTGACTTTTAAGAAAAGGGGGAAGGAACTGATGATTGAAACCTTCTCGCTGAAACTATCTTGAAATTCTGAGAGGGGCCCGCTTGTGAATATCCAGAAAGATACCTCAAGATTTTTGATCGGGAAATTTCAGATAAAAGATTAGGAAATGTAGCACTACACTAACTAATTAGGATGGAGGATTAGTTGATTGGTCTCTTAGTTTCTGAATGCACAGGACATATGACCAATTCTGTAAAATCTACATTCAAAACTTCGAATTAATAGTTTCCATAACTCCTACCTGAATTTTATCGAACAGCTGCCCATCTCACTCTACATTGATCTTTGATATACTGACCGTTTCGCCAGAAGAACTCAAATCTTTTATGCTAACATCTTAAGGGAGGATGCAAACAGCTTGACTTTTGGGGGAAAGAATAGACGAGCAGATCTGTCTTTTTTATCTACCACAATGATTGAGTGGTTCCTGCTTCGATTGGAATAGCTAGACTTGTATATACATCGACAATCATAATATGCTTACTTGAAAGTATGTTCTAACAGTGTTTAACAGTATTACTAGTCATCTGTATTCATGTTATTTGTGCTAAAACAATCTTTCTTTGAACTTGTTTTCGTAATGTCAGTATCGAATGCAATGGTATCATATTGGACATGTGCAAATCTAGCTAGATGTCAAAGTGATAACAGCTACTCTTGAGAATATGATTCAGTCTATCTGCAATCTCAAATTAGTACTTCCTGCCTTCCAAATTATAGGTCACTTAAGCTTTGTCATTAGTCAAACTaatctaactttgaccaagttttctgaaAAAAGATGGTAACATCAacaagttcaaataaatgcaACTATCAAGATATATTTCgtggagaatttagtgaaattaATTTGATGTTGGTGtagttttctataaacttggtcaaagataAAAGAGTTTGACTTAAGTGACCTATAAtttggagagagagagggggggggggggggggggggggggggtattgaGCTGCTTTATGTTTTTTTGCTTACAGTGATCACTTCTTATTAATTAATGAATTTAGCCAATGGCTGAAAATTCCATTAACATATTTCTTCCATGACTCATGTGATCCATGTGACACTTTGAACAACCATAAATATTGATTGTCCCTGTTTctttggaaaagagaaaaagtTTGGAAAGGAAGAGATGGTCATTGACCATGTTCATCATTGTTTCACAAAGTCATTTCTGACCATGTTCATCATTGTTTCGATCACTATATTCTCTTTCTCAGATATGGCAAGCAAAAGGATTCAGAAGGAACTCATGGATCTGCAAAAGGACCCACCGACATCATGCAGTGCAGGGCCGGCTGGAGAGGATCTATTCCACTGGCAGGCCACAATCATGGGTCCTAGCGACAGCCCCTATGCAGGAGGGGTTTTCTTTGTTAATATCCATTTTCCTCCTGACTACCCCTTTAAGCCTCCAAAAGTGAACTTCCAAACAAAAGTGAGCTGGTCTTATTAATATGATTTCCCTCTCCTTTTGATATTCCTTTATTCTGCACAAGTATTTGAACCTCTATTCTGTAGCCAATAGCCATGCTTGCCCATGACCTTGTTATTGACATACTAGACAATAGGCGTGGTCTGAAATTCATGATGAAAAGGCCCCATTCCAAAATCATATCAAAACAAAATTGTGAAAACTCATTCTCTGTTGTGCAAAATAAAACATGCTCAGGTTCTTTTCTACATCACCattttattttcaaaactttGGTTTTGTCTTCCTAATGTGAAGAAAATAGTTAAGATCATGCTGAATCCTTAAGTACTTGTTCTTCGTAATAAACCCATTTTACTTGCCTCAGCAGTTTCATAGAGTTATTTTTCTTCCTGAAATTTGGTTCTAGTGATGTTTGAAACGCAATGGATAAGTTTTCATGTGGCAGAGCTCAAATATGACTATATGAGCACTTCCTAGCATCCTGAAGTTCAGATATAAAAGTGTCAGTCTGTCAGCAATTGTTCACCGGCCTTGCTATATGCAACTGAAATCATGTTGATTCCCTTGAGTTTCCTCCTAAAGTTTTGTAGGCTGGAGTACAACAGGTTTGACAAAAATAGGTACTAACAGTTTGTAGTAGTATTTCTGATATATCAGGCTGAATGGTTGTAGTCTCATGCTATCAAAATAGCATGGAAAATTTTCTCTTAGTTATTAATCTAAAGAATCCGTCATTCAAGTATATCACCTTGATCGATACTATAAACTTGCATACTGAAACAATCTGAACTGTTCCACAATTCTGGTTCTGTTTAAAGCTATTTATCCTTCTTGCAACTAATTCAATTGATTGTTTCACTGAAAAAATACAGGTTTATCACCCAAACATCAACTCTAATGGGAGCATTTGCCTTGATATCCTCAAGGAGCAATGGAGCCCTGCACTGACCATATCAAAGGTCCTCCTCTCCATCAGCTCGCTCCTCACTGACCCCAATCCAGACGACCCCCTTGTCCCTGAGATCGCCCACATGTACAAGAACCAGAGGCAGCGCTATGAGGAAACTGCACGGGCCTGGACCCAGAAGTATGCAATGGGCTGATTCTGTCTCACCGAACAATATTGCCACTGCAAAGATCATCACGACATTGTAAGAATTAAGTTGCCTGGTTTCCTATCATGGGCACTGCAAAGATCATCACACCGTGTTAAGAGCCCAGATGGCTGTGTCAATTATATTACTTCTCAGAACAAAGTTTCTCTGTGTACAGTACTTTTGAAGCTGGATAAATCTGAGTTCTTCACCAAAACCTTGGTTTACACTTTGTTCCATGAATTGCATTTGTGGCCATGGAATTTGCATGTATAACCTTGCCAAGAAACCAGTAGCAGTTTGTATGTTGTGAAGATGTTATAATTCAGATGATGGCTTTGCTTCCCTTCTCCATTAACAGTCCAGTGGTCTTGAATTTGAGACGTGTGGATCTGCACCGTGTGACTCGAAGGGAGTGGTCCTGATTGCCTGCTGACAAATCGGACGCACCCAAAATTCAATTTCTTCGGTTACATATTGTTGCAATTGCAACCACTGCTTCCAAATGGCATCCAAATGGCAACAAGTTATTTACTGAAGAGGCTTGCAGGTCTACTGCTGCTGAAATGAAACTTTTGCATGTCTCGTTGAAACTGTCAGGTCCATCACTGTTGATTGAACGTGACCATAATTGTTCTGCAACGCTGCTGCTTTCTGGTGTTTACCTTCTCCCAGCTTTCATCTGCACAAGCAGTAGAAAGTCATAGCCTGCTCTTTCTTCTTCGAGATGGACAGAAGAGGTTGCATCTGATGGCCAACCGGCCAGTTTGGTCTGTCTGTATCAGGTCACTTCTTGTGGTATTTATAGCTGCTTCTTTTTTTTCCGACAAACTAGTAGGAATGGAATCCCTTACATACAAGATGAGGTTAGTTATATGTTAGACCAGGAGGCAGGAGCCATGGTTGACAAGGctgaattttgaattacccgaagaGAATTTTTCATCAGTGTTTTCTCTCTTTTTGCCTGTAAAGACAAGTACAGGTCTTCATTTGGTATACCTGTAGCCAGCTTGCTGGGAAAAGCCTGACACTTGTGTACATACTTGTGAAAGGTTGTACAGCTACCTTTGGCAGTAGTTAGTAGTATCTACAGATAGGGGCTGCCAGAGCAGAACCTACACAGGCAAGATCATGCTTTGACAGAGGACAAACAGAAACccaaaaacaaaaatgaaaaacaaaTGTTGCGGTCAAGACTATGTGGCAAACATATATACTAGAAAATTACCAAGCGTCAGTTAAACAAACAACAGCAGAGAATCGCTAGGCAGAGCAGGAGACAATGAGACATGGACAATTGGACATTTGCAGGTAATCTGATGATCATCATAGAACCCAATTGCATCTGCAGGACGGCAGCTCAAAGACCAAGTTACTACTTCAGTTGTATTGTATGcaaatcttcatcttgagtaAATAAACAATGTATAGGCATCCCATCCATGGCGCTTGCATTTCTAAGCGTATCCCTACTGCCCAACTACTAAAAGATCCTAAACCCAAAGGAACACGCAAATGGTGTTTGACCTTTTCGCGACACCCACGTTACCCAATCAGCTGGCTGAGTACTATCTGTGTGCCTTTTTGGACGTAAAGGGCGCCCCAAATTGAGATCAGTGTGCAAAGAGCGCCCCTTTATTAGATGCAAAGTTATGGTGACATCAAAATCAAAAGAGCGATCCAACTTACCGTAACCAATCGGACGTTCCGGACCAATCCAGCTCCGGCAGCataggaggagaaggagagatGAGCTGACTGGCTGTCAAGATTTGCTGCTGCTGGTCTCATGGTTCATGTCGTTCTACTCTGAAGAAGGTGACCAATGCAAGGCACGGGTCGTCATTGTCGTCTCCAAAGTCTGGATGCTCCTGCCTAAATCACGTCGCACTTATCGGCCATCACACGCTTCTTACTTGATGCTCGACTATTCAACACGGATGAGATTATGAATGAGCACCCTGTTCGCTtcttgtttgacttataagccgtactttttcagccaattaACAgtattttctcttacaccaaatcagccaacagtactttcagtcatggctcaGCCCAAACAAACCAAACGAACCGAGCGGAGATCCTTGACAACGAAAAAGGCGATGCGCGCGTGTGTATATGCGCGCGCGCACGTGTGGGCGGACGCACCCTTGCCGTGCTCTCTTATCCTGGGTTAGCTCAGCTAACAGATACCAAATCCTTTTGAAACTACTGAAAGCGACGCTTGCCCCTCTGCCCACCTCACCCGGCCAGACAGACATTTCATTTTTATCTGAAGAAAGGAAAGGTGTTTGTTTGGTCAGTGAGAAAGTTAGGATCCTTCCTGAGACTTGAGGTTAAGGAAGCAACCCAAGTATTCAACTCTGAAAAGATTTAAGTGTCCAGATCAAAATAAAATGGAGATGCAAGCACCACTTTTCAGTTTTCAGTTTTCAGTTTTCAGTTTTCAGTTTTGACATATATACACGCATTCAAAGATGGATCAGCGCCCTGACACCAGTCAGCTGCTAATCTCCTTCCAAGTGAACGCATCAGTAAGCTGGATGCTAAGATGATTGATTGATCGATTGATTATTAGAGGCTGAGTACACAGTTCATACACGCAGCCAGAAAGAAGATGTACACAAGCCATGAATGTCTTAtcttctcgacttctcctggtgAGGGTGAGGCTGAGTTTGTCTTGTCCACCAGGACGACAGGCAGGTACCATACCTACTACATCCATCACAGACCATGTCAGCAAAAGGAAAAGACGGCCATCCAGTTCAGGTTCAGTGGGGTGCACAACTGATGAGAACCCTCATTCTGTTGCTCAGTTATGTCATCCACCACACCCAGCAATCATTCGACGAGCAGAGAACCACAATTTCTTTTCTATCCGTACAAATCATTTTTCATGTGCTGTCAAATATAAGGATCAGTTTTCTCAGCCAACATGCTATGGCCTATGGAAACTGTCAGCATCTGTGTAACATTTTTGTCAAACAGAGATAGCTGCGCTCAAGAAATTTAATTAAGAAAACATAAGTCACAAAGGAAACTGTgacttttccaaaaaaaaaaatgtgAGCTATTGCAAAGACTGTATACTACGGTAGGAAAATATCAGGTGTAGGCAAGAAAATGGAGTCTGAGCAAATCTGCGGATCTGTATCACATCCTCAATAACATTGATACCGAAATGCTGGGAATTTGATTGATTTCCAAAATACACGCCGGTCTCTCAAACAGGAGAGAACAGCTTTTCTGCAATTCTACCCTACTCATCTTCCCTGTTCGCATGCTTGTGTGCTATTTACAGTGACTGGAATCAAAATCACAACTTTTCCTACTAAATTGGAGGAGGCCACCTTTTTCCTACCAAGGAGGCAAGGATCTAAATAAAATGATTGAGCTAGCTGCTGTTGTATTGTATCCCTCCAGAGAATCAAAACCTGCAAGGATCATCAGAAGACATTACGAGGATTTCTCTGCTGATTCATCTATCGTCGATGAGTTGACCGAGAATCCATCGAGGAAGTCACTGTCGGAGTCAAGCTGCAGCTCTTTGAACATTGCCATCACCTGTATCATGGTTGGCCTTTGGTTAGGCCGGTCGTCCAAGCACTCTCGAGCTATCTTCAGATACTGGTAGAGCTCAGCTTCCCCTGACTTTGTGTTTGTCAGAGTAGGATCAAAGATCTcactgcttctgttctccttgaCCATTTGCTTCACCCAACCGACAAGATTGTTGTCTCCAAACTCAGATGGATCAATCGGCTTCTTCCCTGACAGAAGCTCCAAGAGCACAACACCGTAGCTGTATACATCACCCTTGGTTGTGCACCGGAAACTCTGGTAGTACTCAGGTGGCACGTACCCAGGCGTACCGGCAAGTGTGCTCACACTCAGATGTGTGTCTAGTGCATTCATCAGCCTCGCCATCCCAAAGTCAGAAACACGGGCATCCAGGTTGCTGTCAAGAAGCACATTGCTTGACTTCATGTCCCGGTGGATGATGTGGGGAATGCAGCTGTGGTGGAGGAAGGCGAGCCCCCTTGCTGAACCGATCGCGATCTTCTTCCTTGCTGCCCAGTCCAGCTTCACACTAGCCTTGGCCTTGTCATGCAGCACCACATCTAGACTGCCATGCTTCATGTACTCGTACACAAGGAGCCGCTCATCGCCAATCTTGCAATATCCGAGCAGCGGCACAAGGTTGCGGTGCTTGATCTTGCCAATGGTCTCCATCTCTGCTGTGAATTCCCTGTCGCCTTGGCCTGTGAAATGGATCAGCTTCTTGATGGCAACGACGGTGTCGTCCTTGAGCTTGGCCTTGTATACCTCACCAAACCCCCCTGAGCCTATGAGAGTCTCAGCACTGAAGCCATTGGTCGCCTCGAGGAGATGCGCAAAGGTGAGCTTCCTCAGAGGCTTCTCAAATGTCGCCACATTGATGCTTAGTGGCTCATGAACACCTGAAAGCTTCCAGCTTGACGTGCCAGATGTTGGAAGGCTTTCGATGTACCCAGGTCTCTTCTCTTCAGTCTTCTGGTTCTTCCTGAGCTTGCAGAGAGTGaccagcagcaacagcagtatGAGCATGGAGAGCGCGATTCCAACAAGAATGCTTCCCCCAACGGTTTTCCTCCTTCCATCGGATGAAGCTGATGGCACACTTCCCTGCCCTGGATCATGACCACAGGGAGGTAGAGGGATGCCACAGAGGCCAGCATTGTTGGCATACCGGGATTGCGGAAACGTAGTGAGCTGGCCACCCGTAGGAATTGGACCAGACAGGTTGTTGCTGGATACGTCCAAATCAGCAAGGAAACTCAGAGTACCAAGGCCCGGGGGGATGCCACCAGTGAGATGATTGTTTGAGAGGTCCATCGCGCCAACTAACTTGAGCCCTGAGAATTCATATGGTATTGTACCGTTGAGGTCATTGTGCCCCAGGTTCATGACTTCCAGAAACATCATGTTCCCAAGGCCTGCCGGGATTGTACCGGTGAGGCGGTTGTAGGAGAGGTCAAGGAAGATCATGCTCCCATTGCTGTGAAATTTGTAGTCCATTGTGCCGACGTATATCCTTGTGGATGGGCAAAGGTGCACGGTTGGGAACGCAGCCAGCCTCTCAGGCCGGATGCCAAAGAACTCGAAGAGCACACCAGCACCGGGACAGATGTTGCCGGCCTCGTTCCGCAGAAATGCAAACTGCTTCCCTGACACAATGCCCCCCGGAATAAGCCCTGTCTGGCTAGCCAACTCCGGCGGTATTATGCCGGTGAAGCTGTTGCTGTTGAGGTCCAGCCAGATGAGGTTGTTGCAGCTGCCGAGCTCTGCCGGCACAGGACCAGACAGCTGGTTCTTGTTGAGCTGCAGAATAGCAAGCTTCTGGAGCTTACCGAAGCCGTGAGGCACACTCCCTGTGAGGCGGTTGCCGGAGAACGACACCCAGATGAGGTTGACACATCTGGTGATGGAAGGGGGAATGCCTCCAGTGAAGTTGTTGTAGCTCATCACCAGTGTCTCCAGCGTAGTACCGTTGGAGCAAAGTATGTCCGGGATCTCGCCGGACAGGCCATTCGCCCACATCACCAGGTCAACAAGCTTTGGCAGCACCACTATCTCCTTTGGAATCTGACCAACAAGGAAGTTGAAGCTCAGATCAATGGACTCCAGATTGGCGCAGTCACCCAGCGACTTGGGCACTGTGCCATTGAGGTAATTGTTGGGGAGGAACAGCTTCCGCAGTGACGGCAGCGACGAGCAGAGATCTTCCATTATCTCACCGCCAAACTCATTGGACCCGAGGTCGATCACCTCGAGCAATGGGCAACCCGCCGCCAGCACCGGCAGCGGGTTCTGCCCGGTGATGTTGTTGAACGAGAGCCGCAGCACACGGAGCGAGGAGATGGTGCTGACGACACTGTCCACAAAGCTCCCCGAGAGCTGGTTGCCACCGAGGTCAAGCACCTCGAGTGACCTGCACTTGGCAAAGCTTGCCGGCAAGCCACCAACCAGCCGGTTGCTTGACAGGTCCAGCTCAACAATTCTGCCGCACAGCTGGCTGAGCTCAT
Above is a genomic segment from Miscanthus floridulus cultivar M001 chromosome 3, ASM1932011v1, whole genome shotgun sequence containing:
- the LOC136541814 gene encoding ubiquitin-conjugating enzyme E2 5A-like — encoded protein: MASKRIQKELMDLQKDPPTSCSAGPAGEDLFHWQATIMGPSDSPYAGGVFFVNIHFPPDYPFKPPKVNFQTKVYHPNINSNGSICLDILKEQWSPALTISKVLLSISSLLTDPNPDDPLVPEIAHMYKNQRQRYEETARAWTQKYAMG
- the LOC136545985 gene encoding brassinosteroid LRR receptor kinase BRL1-like; its protein translation is MAASTTAAAWFFVSVVLVLLHATAPAIAGAEDEAAALLAFRRASVADDPRGALSGWALANATAAAPCSWAGVLCSPAPDGRVVAVNLSGMALVGELRLDALLALPALQRLDLRGNAFYGNLSHATASPSPCALVEVDMSSNAFNGTLPAAFLATCAALQSLNLSRNALVGGGFPFAPSLRSLDLSRNHLADAGLLNYSFAGCHGLRYLNLSANQFAGQLPELAPCSAVSVLDASWNHMSGALPAGFMATAPPNLTHLSIAGNNFSGDVSAYDFGGCANLTVLDWSFNGLSSSELPPSLANCSRLETLDMSGNKLLSGPIPTFLTGFSSLKRLALAGNEFSGTIPDELSQLCGRIVELDLSSNRLVGGLPASFAKCRSLEVLDLGGNQLSGSFVDSVVSTISSLRVLRLSFNNITGQNPLPVLAAGCPLLEVIDLGSNEFGGEIMEDLCSSLPSLRKLFLPNNYLNGTVPKSLGDCANLESIDLSFNFLVGQIPKEIVVLPKLVDLVMWANGLSGEIPDILCSNGTTLETLVMSYNNFTGGIPPSITRCVNLIWVSFSGNRLTGSVPHGFGKLQKLAILQLNKNQLSGPVPAELGSCNNLIWLDLNSNSFTGIIPPELASQTGLIPGGIVSGKQFAFLRNEAGNICPGAGVLFEFFGIRPERLAAFPTVHLCPSTRIYVGTMDYKFHSNGSMIFLDLSYNRLTGTIPAGLGNMMFLEVMNLGHNDLNGTIPYEFSGLKLVGAMDLSNNHLTGGIPPGLGTLSFLADLDVSSNNLSGPIPTGGQLTTFPQSRYANNAGLCGIPLPPCGHDPGQGSVPSASSDGRRKTVGGSILVGIALSMLILLLLLVTLCKLRKNQKTEEKRPGYIESLPTSGTSSWKLSGVHEPLSINVATFEKPLRKLTFAHLLEATNGFSAETLIGSGGFGEVYKAKLKDDTVVAIKKLIHFTGQGDREFTAEMETIGKIKHRNLVPLLGYCKIGDERLLVYEYMKHGSLDVVLHDKAKASVKLDWAARKKIAIGSARGLAFLHHSCIPHIIHRDMKSSNVLLDSNLDARVSDFGMARLMNALDTHLSVSTLAGTPGYVPPEYYQSFRCTTKGDVYSYGVVLLELLSGKKPIDPSEFGDNNLVGWVKQMVKENRSSEIFDPTLTNTKSGEAELYQYLKIARECLDDRPNQRPTMIQVMAMFKELQLDSDSDFLDGFSVNSSTIDESAEKSS